A stretch of Henckelia pumila isolate YLH828 chromosome 4, ASM3356847v2, whole genome shotgun sequence DNA encodes these proteins:
- the LOC140861716 gene encoding secreted RxLR effector protein 161-like, translating into MENCSAISTPMSASIKLDKDEAGEPVEVTTYRGLIGSLLYLTASRPDIMFVVCLCARFQAAPKQSHYNAAKRIIKYLKGTTNVGLWYSKDSEFNLVGYSDADYAGCKIDRKRTSGSSQFLGDRLISWFSKKQTSISTSTAEAEYLAAGSCCAQILWIQQQLLDYGIKSSEAPIFCDNTSAIAITQNPVMHSRTKHIDVRHHFIREHVLKKEIQMIYGE; encoded by the exons ATGGAGAATTGCTCTGCAATCTCTACCCCTATGAGTGCTTCGattaaacttgacaaagatgaAGCAGGAGAACCAGTTGAGGTAACCACATATCGAGGTCTAATCGGCTCATTACTTTATCTTACAGCCAGTAGACCAGATATTATGTTTGTTGTATGTttgtgtgcaagatttcaagcagcacctaagcaatcgcATTACAATGCAGCCAAAAGGATCATTAAATATCTCAAAGGCACTacaaatgtgggtctttggtactcCAAAGACTCAGAATTTAACCTTGTTggttattcagatgcagattatgcaggttgcaaGATTGACAGAAAAAGAACTAGTGGATCGTCTCAATTTTTGGGAGATCGACTTATTTCATGGTTCAGTAAGAAGCAAACATCAATTTCCACCTCTACTGCTGAAGCAGAATATCTTGCAGCTGGCAGTTGCTGTGCTCAAATATTAtggatacaacaacagcttctgGACTATGGAATTAAGTCAAGTGAAGCTCCTATATTTTGTGACAACACGAGTGCTATTGCAATCACTCAAAATCCAGTGATGCATTCCAGAACCAAGCACATTGATGTGCgacatcactttattcgagaaCATGTACTCAAGAAGGAGATTCAAATGATCTAT GGGGAATaa